A region of the Pseudomonas anguilliseptica genome:
CCAGCAGATAGGAAATTTCCAGCAAAGTCAGATTGGCCTGCCCCAGATATTGGCCAGCCAGCTCACGGCGCGTGTCATCCAGCAGGTGCTGGTAGCTGGTGCCTTCATCCTGCAAACGCCGTTGCAAAGTACGCTCGGACAGCAGCAGTGCCTGCGCCACGGTTTCACGCTTGGGCTCGCCCTGGGGCAGCAACCGGCACAACACCTGGCGCACCTGATGAGTCACCCGCGTACCGGAAAAGCGGGCCAGGTAATCGCCGGCAAAACGGTCATGCAGCTGCGCCAATGCCTCATTGGCCGACGGTAATGGCGCATCCAGATCAGCCCGCTCGAACAGCAAGGCATAGTGCTCGGCGTTGAATTTCAGCGGGCACTGGAATACTTCGTCATAAGGCGCAAGGTCCTCCGGAGCCGGTCCCATCAGACTGACCAGCCGCGGGCGCAGCGGTTTGCCGGTCAGCCAGCGGCAGAAGGCCAGGGAGTGCGCCAGCGAGGCCTCGGCG
Encoded here:
- a CDS encoding AraC family transcriptional regulator; its protein translation is MSERTTSSSWASGIVAALELGGVDCRSLFAQLGLDYAALNDSDARFAQDAMTRLWHLAVEASGNPAIGLNMAKILRPSSFNVVGYAVMSSRNLQEGFARLVRYQRIIGEGADLSFHPTPEGYEMLLAIHGDRLPSARQSAEASLAHSLAFCRWLTGKPLRPRLVSLMGPAPEDLAPYDEVFQCPLKFNAEHYALLFERADLDAPLPSANEALAQLHDRFAGDYLARFSGTRVTHQVRQVLCRLLPQGEPKRETVAQALLLSERTLQRRLQDEGTSYQHLLDDTRRELAGQYLGQANLTLLEISYLLGFSDPSNFFRAFRRWFDTTPGEYRARM